The following are encoded together in the Salvia hispanica cultivar TCC Black 2014 chromosome 6, UniMelb_Shisp_WGS_1.0, whole genome shotgun sequence genome:
- the LOC125196863 gene encoding basic transcription factor 3-like, protein MNVEKLTKMAGSVRTGGKGTMRRKKKSVHKTTATDEKRFQTTLKRIGVNAIPGIEEINIFKDYVVLQFVNPKVQASVAANTWVVSGTPQTKELHEVLPHMFDLLGPDNLQHFRNLTAEHFLAATAAEEGNGDVPELVAGETFEAAAEEGHTDTS, encoded by the exons ATGAATGTTGAAAAACTAACAAAGATGGCCGGTTCGGTGCGGACTGGTGGGAAGGGTACGATGAGAAG AAAGAAGAAGTCTGTACACAAGACGACTGCAACAGATGAAAAAAGGTTTCAAACTACCTTGAAGAGAATAGGAGTTAATGCTATACCTGGAATTGaggaaattaatattttcaaggACTATGTTGTGTTACAGTTCGTCAACCCCAAAG tCCAAGCATCTGTTGCAGCCAACACCTGGGTTGTTAGTGGCACACCTCAGACCAAGG AATTGCATGAGGTTCTTCCACATATGTTTGACCTGTTGG GCCCGGATAACTTGCAgcattttagaaatttaacaGCAGAACATTTCCTGGCTGCTACTGCTGCAGAAGAGGGTAATGGCGACGTACCCGAACTTGTTGCTGGTGAGACGTTTGAAGCTGCCGCAGAAGAGGGACATACCGATACCTCTTAA
- the LOC125195286 gene encoding E3 ubiquitin-protein ligase RSL1-like — MCIGRYIKSKIDENISSIKCPKLDCGKSLTPLECRPIIPSALFVKWSDALCRSYVSAYASCSCPYQNCSELILNECNEETTKCACPRCKRLICYKCRVPWHAGFKCGERSQERDVNDARFDLLVKKLKWTRCPRCGQSIERVGGCRFVECRCHTIYCHQCGSERCYSSRGYAEGCYLHAIDKQNA; from the exons ATG TGCATAGGCAGATACATCAAATCAAAGATTGATGAGAACATAAGTAGCATAAAGTGCCCAAAGCTGGATTGTGGAAAATCCCTAACTCCTCTGGAATGCCGGCCGATAATCCCATCAGCACTCTTCGTGAAGTGGTCCGATGCTCTCTGCAGATCATATGTTTCAGCTTACGCAAGCTGCTCCTGCCCTTATCAGAACTGCTCTGAGCTGATCCTTAACGAGTGCAACGAGGAGACCACGAAATGTGCGTGCCCTCGATGCAAGAGGCTCATCTGCTACAAGTGTAGGGTTCCATGGCACGCTGGGTTTAAGTGCGGTGAGAGATCTCAAGAAAGGGATGTAAACGACGCTCGGTTCGATCTTTTggttaaaaaattgaagtggACAAGATGCCCTAGATGTGGCCAGTCGATAGAGCGCGTTGGTGGCTGTCGCTTTGTTGAGTGCAG ATGTCACACAATATATTGCCATCAATGTGGTTCCGAAAGATGCTATAGTTCACGTGGTTATGCAGAAGGATGTTATTTACATGCTATTG ATAAACAGAATGCTTGA
- the LOC125197045 gene encoding PH, RCC1 and FYVE domains-containing protein 1-like isoform X2 produces MADPAGFDIDQALILLKKGTQLIKYSRKGKPKFCAFRLSPDEATLIWYSHGSERQLTLSSVSRIIQGQRTLHGGGDISQDNRTFGVLDGTPRRVSTDSRDSSVSSSSSHVGSECNSMQRTSCADGFRISVSSNPSSSSQSSGPDDIESLGDVFLWGEIWSDGGEKDVIGKPIPIKVDVLTPKPLETNIVLDVQQIACGDRHIALVTRQGEVFTWGEESGGRLGHGIEKDFSCPRLIEFLAVTNIDYIACGEFHTGAVSSSGDLYTWGDGAHNAGLLGHGNDVSHWIPKRVSGLLEGLQVLLVACGTWHSAVVTSSGKLFTFGDGMFGALGHGDRENVPFPKEVNSLNGLKTVAVSCGAWHTAAIIEVSNQSGANVSSRKLFTWGDGDKYRLGHGNKDAYLFPTCVSTLIDYNMMQLACGHNMTIALTTSGHVFSMGNNAYGQLGNPQSDGKAPCLVQDRLVGEFVEQIACGADHVVVLTLRGDVFAWGRGANGRLGHGDTEDRNVPTLVEALKDKHVKNLSCGSNYTTSICIHKWVSGVDQSVCTSCRQAFGFTKKRHNCYNCGMVHCHNCSTKKAIKAALAPTPGKPHRVCDSCYMKLKKAAEMGISSIVYRKTSTTSSRIDRETKTSRVLIPPSMEPVKYLEIKSGGGGLKNDTYSIVRESQVPSLVQLRDVAFPSSLSALQYALRPVTLPSSSQPQPQYQSSSPYSRRPSPPHSSTPVYSRGVLDSLKKSNDILTQEISKSQNQVKNLRQRSEIQETEIQQLKKSADDATLLAADRSFKCIRATQAAKTITAQMREIRNELPPEISENESYKNLHSEIEYLLETVRMQVSDDNSTFPAYQNYLGNTAVQDMSQTNGLAVSYAKATHQSSSGTPEVAQMEGQKEVIEQFEPGVYVTVIQLANGTKIFKGVRFSKRRFAEQQAEGWWKENKDRLLKKYSTKPRRPSAEALPTPADQDNPAM; encoded by the exons TTACATGGTGGGGGTGATATCTCTCAAGATAATCGCACATTCGGAGTACTAGACGGTACACCGCGCAGAGTGTCTACTGATTCTCGTGATAGTAGCGTCAGTTCTTCAAGCTCACATGTTGGGTCTGAATGTAACAGTATGCAAAGGACAAGTTGTGCAGATGGTTTCCGGATTAGTGTCTCGAGTAATCCTAGTAGCTCAAGTCAAAGTTCTGGGCCAGATGACATAGAATCACTTGGTGATGTTTTTCTTTGGGGAGAGATCTGGTCTGATGGAGGGGAAAAAGATGTAATTGGGAAACCTATTCCAATAAAGGTTGATGTACTGACTCCGAAACCATTGGAAACAAATATAGTACTTGATGTGCAACAGATTGCTTGTGGTGATCGGCATATTGCTCTTGTTACAAGACAAGGTGAGGTTTTCACTTGGGGCGAAGAATCCGGGGGTAGGCTGGGTCACGGCATCGAAAAGGACTTTAGTTGTCCTCGGCTAATAGAATTTTTGGCTGTTACCAATATTGATTACATTGCTTGTGGAGAGTTTCATACAGGTGCTGTCTCTTCATCTGGTGATTTATACACATGGGGTGATGGTGCCCACAATGCAGGGCTTCTTGGTCATGGAAATGATGTTAGCCACTGGATTCCCAAAAGAGTTTCTGGACTTTTAGAAGGCCTTCAAGTTTTGTTAGTTGCATGTGGTACCTGGCATTCAGCAGTGGTCACTTCTTCAGGAAAATTGTTTACATTTGGTGATGGAATGTTTGGAGCTTTGGGTCATGGTGATCGTGAAAATGTTCCGTTCCCAAAAGAGGTCAACTCGTTGAATGGACTTAAAACTGTTGCTGTCTCCTGTGGCGCATGGCATACTGCTGCAATAATAGAAGTTAGTAATCAGTCAGGAGCAAATGTTTCGTCTAGGAAGTTATTCACCTGGGGCGATGGGGATAAATATCGATTGGGTCATGGAAACAAGGACGCCTATCTTTTCCCAACTTGTGTCTCCACCCTTATTGATTATAACATGATGCAGCTGGCATGTGGCCATAACATGACCATTGCCCTCACAACATCAGGTCATGTCTTCAGTATGGGAAATAATGCATATGGTCAGCTAGGAAATCCGCAATCCGATGGAAAGGCTCCTTGTTTGGTACAAGACAGATTGGTGGGGGAGTTTGTTGAACAGATCGCATGTGGGGCGGATCATGTTGTAGTCCTCACTTTAAGAGGCGACGTATTTGCTTGGGGGAGAGGAGCCAATGGCAGACTAGGACACGGTGACACTGAAGATCGTAATGTTCCCACATTGGTGGAAGCACTTAAAGACAAACATGTCAAAAATCTCTCATGTGGATCAAATTACACGACGAGTATATGCATCCACAAGTGGGTATCTGGAGTAGATCAGTCAGTATGCACATCTTGCAGGCAGGCTTTTGGTTTTACTAAAAAACGGCATAACTGTTATAACTGTGGAATGGTGCATTGCCATAACTGCAGTACGAAGAAGGCAATAAAAGCAGCTCTTGCTCCTACACCTGGGAAACCTCACCGAGTATGTGACTCTTGCTACATGAAACTTAAAAAGGCAGCGGAAATGGGCATTTCATCAATTGTCTATCGCAAAACATCTACTACTAGTTCTCGAATAGACCGAGAGACAAAAACCTCACGAGTTCTGATCCCCCCGTCTATGGAGCCAGTTAAATACCTCGAGATCAAGTCAGGAGGTGGTGGACTGAAGAATGATACCTATTCTATTGTTCGTGAATCGCAAGTTCCATCTCTTGTGCAGCTGAGGGACGTTGCTTTCCCAAGTTCACTCAGTGCACTCCAATATGCTCTAAGGCCTGTTACTCTACCATCATCTTCACAGCCTCAGCCACAATATCAGTCTTCTTCCCCGTATTCGAGAAGACCAAGTCCACCACACTCTTCTACTCCGGTATACTCGAGGGGTGTTCTTGATTCTTTAAAAAAGTCAAATGATATATTAACACAAGAGATTTCCAAATCGCAGAACCAA GTTAAGAATTTAAGACAAAGGAGCGAAATTCAAGAAACAGAAATTCAGCAGTTAAAGAAATCTGCAGACGATGCAACTCTATTGGCTGCAGATAGATCTTTCAAATGTATCAGAGCAACGCAAGCAGCCAAGACAATTACGGCTCag ATGAGGGAGATTAGAAATGAGTTGCCTCCAGAGATATCTGAGAATGAATCTTACAAAAACTTGCACTCTGAAATTGAGTATCTTCTGGAAACAGTTCGTATGCAAGTATCTGATGACAACTCTACATTTCCAGCATATCAAAATTACCTTGGGAATACAGCGGTTCAGGACATGTCACAGACCAATGGATTAGCTGTTTCTTATGCAAAAGCTACACATCAGTCCAGCTCAGGGACCCCGGAAGTCGCTCAAATGGAGGGACAGAAGGAAGTTATCGAACAATTTGAACCAGGTGTCTATGTAACAGTCATCCAACTTGCAAATGGGACCAAGATCTTCAAAGGGGTTAGATTCAG CAAGCGAAGATTTGCAGAGCAGCAGGCAGAAGGATGGTGGAAAGAAAACAAGGATAGGCTACTTAAGAAATACAGTACTAAACCAAGAAGGCCATCAGCAGAGGCACTTCCAACTCCAGCCGATCAAGATAACCCGGCAATGTAG
- the LOC125197045 gene encoding PH, RCC1 and FYVE domains-containing protein 1-like isoform X3, with translation MQRTSCADGFRISVSSNPSSSSQSSGPDDIESLGDVFLWGEIWSDGGEKDVIGKPIPIKVDVLTPKPLETNIVLDVQQIACGDRHIALVTRQGEVFTWGEESGGRLGHGIEKDFSCPRLIEFLAVTNIDYIACGEFHTGAVSSSGDLYTWGDGAHNAGLLGHGNDVSHWIPKRVSGLLEGLQVLLVACGTWHSAVVTSSGKLFTFGDGMFGALGHGDRENVPFPKEVNSLNGLKTVAVSCGAWHTAAIIEVSNQSGANVSSRKLFTWGDGDKYRLGHGNKDAYLFPTCVSTLIDYNMMQLACGHNMTIALTTSGHVFSMGNNAYGQLGNPQSDGKAPCLVQDRLVGEFVEQIACGADHVVVLTLRGDVFAWGRGANGRLGHGDTEDRNVPTLVEALKDKHVKNLSCGSNYTTSICIHKWVSGVDQSVCTSCRQAFGFTKKRHNCYNCGMVHCHNCSTKKAIKAALAPTPGKPHRVCDSCYMKLKKAAEMGISSIVYRKTSTTSSRIDRETKTSRVLIPPSMEPVKYLEIKSGGGGLKNDTYSIVRESQVPSLVQLRDVAFPSSLSALQYALRPVTLPSSSQPQPQYQSSSPYSRRPSPPHSSTPVYSRGVLDSLKKSNDILTQEISKSQNQVKNLRQRSEIQETEIQQLKKSADDATLLAADRSFKCIRATQAAKTITAQMREIRNELPPEISENESYKNLHSEIEYLLETVRMQVSDDNSTFPAYQNYLGNTAVQDMSQTNGLAVSYAKATHQSSSGTPEVAQMEGQKEVIEQFEPGVYVTVIQLANGTKIFKGVRFSKRRFAEQQAEGWWKENKDRLLKKYSTKPRRPSAEALPTPADQDNPAM, from the exons ATGCAAAGGACAAGTTGTGCAGATGGTTTCCGGATTAGTGTCTCGAGTAATCCTAGTAGCTCAAGTCAAAGTTCTGGGCCAGATGACATAGAATCACTTGGTGATGTTTTTCTTTGGGGAGAGATCTGGTCTGATGGAGGGGAAAAAGATGTAATTGGGAAACCTATTCCAATAAAGGTTGATGTACTGACTCCGAAACCATTGGAAACAAATATAGTACTTGATGTGCAACAGATTGCTTGTGGTGATCGGCATATTGCTCTTGTTACAAGACAAGGTGAGGTTTTCACTTGGGGCGAAGAATCCGGGGGTAGGCTGGGTCACGGCATCGAAAAGGACTTTAGTTGTCCTCGGCTAATAGAATTTTTGGCTGTTACCAATATTGATTACATTGCTTGTGGAGAGTTTCATACAGGTGCTGTCTCTTCATCTGGTGATTTATACACATGGGGTGATGGTGCCCACAATGCAGGGCTTCTTGGTCATGGAAATGATGTTAGCCACTGGATTCCCAAAAGAGTTTCTGGACTTTTAGAAGGCCTTCAAGTTTTGTTAGTTGCATGTGGTACCTGGCATTCAGCAGTGGTCACTTCTTCAGGAAAATTGTTTACATTTGGTGATGGAATGTTTGGAGCTTTGGGTCATGGTGATCGTGAAAATGTTCCGTTCCCAAAAGAGGTCAACTCGTTGAATGGACTTAAAACTGTTGCTGTCTCCTGTGGCGCATGGCATACTGCTGCAATAATAGAAGTTAGTAATCAGTCAGGAGCAAATGTTTCGTCTAGGAAGTTATTCACCTGGGGCGATGGGGATAAATATCGATTGGGTCATGGAAACAAGGACGCCTATCTTTTCCCAACTTGTGTCTCCACCCTTATTGATTATAACATGATGCAGCTGGCATGTGGCCATAACATGACCATTGCCCTCACAACATCAGGTCATGTCTTCAGTATGGGAAATAATGCATATGGTCAGCTAGGAAATCCGCAATCCGATGGAAAGGCTCCTTGTTTGGTACAAGACAGATTGGTGGGGGAGTTTGTTGAACAGATCGCATGTGGGGCGGATCATGTTGTAGTCCTCACTTTAAGAGGCGACGTATTTGCTTGGGGGAGAGGAGCCAATGGCAGACTAGGACACGGTGACACTGAAGATCGTAATGTTCCCACATTGGTGGAAGCACTTAAAGACAAACATGTCAAAAATCTCTCATGTGGATCAAATTACACGACGAGTATATGCATCCACAAGTGGGTATCTGGAGTAGATCAGTCAGTATGCACATCTTGCAGGCAGGCTTTTGGTTTTACTAAAAAACGGCATAACTGTTATAACTGTGGAATGGTGCATTGCCATAACTGCAGTACGAAGAAGGCAATAAAAGCAGCTCTTGCTCCTACACCTGGGAAACCTCACCGAGTATGTGACTCTTGCTACATGAAACTTAAAAAGGCAGCGGAAATGGGCATTTCATCAATTGTCTATCGCAAAACATCTACTACTAGTTCTCGAATAGACCGAGAGACAAAAACCTCACGAGTTCTGATCCCCCCGTCTATGGAGCCAGTTAAATACCTCGAGATCAAGTCAGGAGGTGGTGGACTGAAGAATGATACCTATTCTATTGTTCGTGAATCGCAAGTTCCATCTCTTGTGCAGCTGAGGGACGTTGCTTTCCCAAGTTCACTCAGTGCACTCCAATATGCTCTAAGGCCTGTTACTCTACCATCATCTTCACAGCCTCAGCCACAATATCAGTCTTCTTCCCCGTATTCGAGAAGACCAAGTCCACCACACTCTTCTACTCCGGTATACTCGAGGGGTGTTCTTGATTCTTTAAAAAAGTCAAATGATATATTAACACAAGAGATTTCCAAATCGCAGAACCAA GTTAAGAATTTAAGACAAAGGAGCGAAATTCAAGAAACAGAAATTCAGCAGTTAAAGAAATCTGCAGACGATGCAACTCTATTGGCTGCAGATAGATCTTTCAAATGTATCAGAGCAACGCAAGCAGCCAAGACAATTACGGCTCag ATGAGGGAGATTAGAAATGAGTTGCCTCCAGAGATATCTGAGAATGAATCTTACAAAAACTTGCACTCTGAAATTGAGTATCTTCTGGAAACAGTTCGTATGCAAGTATCTGATGACAACTCTACATTTCCAGCATATCAAAATTACCTTGGGAATACAGCGGTTCAGGACATGTCACAGACCAATGGATTAGCTGTTTCTTATGCAAAAGCTACACATCAGTCCAGCTCAGGGACCCCGGAAGTCGCTCAAATGGAGGGACAGAAGGAAGTTATCGAACAATTTGAACCAGGTGTCTATGTAACAGTCATCCAACTTGCAAATGGGACCAAGATCTTCAAAGGGGTTAGATTCAG CAAGCGAAGATTTGCAGAGCAGCAGGCAGAAGGATGGTGGAAAGAAAACAAGGATAGGCTACTTAAGAAATACAGTACTAAACCAAGAAGGCCATCAGCAGAGGCACTTCCAACTCCAGCCGATCAAGATAACCCGGCAATGTAG